A single window of Oncorhynchus clarkii lewisi isolate Uvic-CL-2024 chromosome 10, UVic_Ocla_1.0, whole genome shotgun sequence DNA harbors:
- the LOC139419263 gene encoding uncharacterized protein: MSMAISMSLRSALQVKSVSVALALAVAFQTFCSSLESCSSTSTSTSSTFCFCKDLVLSQPLQHQPQLQPQLQPQLQPQLLPQLLPQLQPQLQPQPQLQLFRRFF, translated from the exons ATGAGCATGGCCATCAGCATGTCATTGAGAAGCGCTCTTCAAGTGAAGAG CGTGTCCGTGGCCCTGGCCCTGGCCGTGGCTTTCCAAACTTTCTGCAGCAGTTTGGAAAGCTGcagcagtaccagtaccagtaccagcaGTACCTTCTGCTTCTGCAAAGACTTGGTCTTGTCCCAGCCCCTGCagcaccagccccagctccagccccagctccagccccagctccagccccagctcctgCCCCAGCTcctgccccagctccagccccagctccagccccagccccagctccagctg TTCCGGCGCTTCTTTTGA